The sequence TCGCGGCGATCCGAAGCCAGCTTCCCGAGGCGATGGAGTCGCCGGTCATCGAAAAGTTCGACACCGGCGCCGTCCCGATCATGTCGCTCACGATTTCCGGGCCCCTGTCGGCCGCCGAGCTGTCGAAATACGCGAAGGACGTGGTGAAAAGCCGCCTTCAGAGCATTTCCGGCGTGGGCTCGATCCGGGAGATCGGCGTCAGGGAGCGGGAGATCAAGATCTGGATCGACAACGACCGGCTGAACGGGCACAATCTGACCGCCGCCGAGGTCGTCCAGGCCGTCCGGTCGAAGAACATCGAGATCCCGGCCGGCAAGATCGAGGACGAGCGGCGCGAGTTCGTCGTGAAAACCATGGGCGAACTCGCCGACGTCGAGGCGTTCAGCCGCCTGACGATCGCGACGGTGGACGGCACCCCCATCACGCTGGGCGAAGTCGCCCAGGTCGAGGACGCCATCGAGGACGAGCGGTCGGTGGGCCTGGTGAGCGGCCAGCCCATCGTCGGCCTGCAGATCCAGAAACAGTCCGGGGCCAACGCCGTGAAGGCGGCTCATCTCGTCAAGGAAGCCATCGCCGAACTCAATCGCAGCGCCCCGAAAGGCGTCGAGATCGGCATGACGATCGATACCACCCCCTTCGCCGAAGAGTCCATCCGCGCGACGATGGTCGACATCGTCATCGGCGGCGTCCTGGCCGTCCTGGTCATCCTCGTGTTCCTGCGGAACCTGCGCTCGACGCTGATCTCGGCCCTGGCGATCCCGACCTCGCTCCTCGCGGCGTTCGGCATCATGCGCATCCTGGGCCTGACGCTGAACGTCATGACGACGATGGCTCTTTCGCTCTCGATCGGTCTGCTGATCGACGATGCGATCGTCGTCATCGAGAACATCTACCGGCATCTGCGCATGGGCAAGCGGCCGGAACAGGCGGCGGGCGAAGCGACCGAGGAGATCGGCCTGGCCGTGACGGCGACCACCTTCTCGCTCGTGGCCGTGTTTTTGCCCGTTGCGCTGATGAGCGGCATCGTCGGCCGGTTCCTGTACCATTTCGGCATCACCGTCACCGCGACCGTGCTCGTCTCGCTCGTCGTCAGCTTCACCCTGACCCCCATGCTTGCGGCCCGCTACCTCGAGAGCGAAGAGCACGAGAACCGCGTGGCGCGGCTTCTCGGCCGCATGCTCGACCTGCTCGACGAGGCCTATCGCCGCATCCTCGTCCTCGTGCTGGACCATCGCCGGACCGTTCTGGCGGCCGGCATCGGCGTCATCGCCCTGCTCTTCGCCCTCGCGGGCAGGATGAATTTCGAGTTCAAGCCTCAGATGGACAAGAGCCTGTTTCTGGTGAACTTCCGGACCCCGACGGGAACATCGCTCGAAGGCTCGAAGCGCATCGCGAAGGCGGTCGAGGAGAAGATTCTCGAGCCGATCAGGCAGCACGTGGCCACATCCCTTTCGACCGTTGCGGCAGATCCTCTCGAGGATCCGACGAAATGTTCGATCACCGTCACCCTCCTCCCCCGCGACCGGCGGCCGGACGCCTCACAGACCGTGCTGATGGAGCGGGTCAGGAAGGTCCTGGGCGGCATCCCGGGCATCGAGCGCTGTTCCGTCGAGGAGCATGACCCGATGGCCGCCGGCATGGGCATGGCCAACCAGCAGATCACCTACTCGCTCCTGGGACCCGACATGACGGTGCTTGGCGATCTTGCGGACAAACTCACCGCCTGGATGAAGCAGGCGGGCGGCTTCGTCGACATCGCCGACACCCGCGAGCCGGGAAAACCAGAACTGCGCGTCCAGCTGCAGCGCGACCGCATGGAGGTGTTGGGCGTCAACGTCGGAATGCTGGCAACGACGCTGAACCTCCTCGTTGGCGGCCAGCAGGCCATTTCCCAGTTCAAGGAAGCGGGAAAGCAGTATGACGTGAAGATGCGCCTGATGAAGGCGTTCCGCGAGACCCCCGAAAGCCTGCCGAACCTGATGGTGCGCACGATCGACGGGATGCGCACCGTTCCGCTCTCGAACGTCACCGAGCTGTCGATCAGCCCGGGCGCGGCGACGATCAATCGCTTCAACCGCGCCCGCGAGGTGCGAATCGGCTGCAATCTCGAAGGGAAGGCGCAGGGGGCGGCCATGAGCGAGTTCGTCGCCGAGGCGAACAAGCTGTTTCCCCCCGGGTATCGGGGCCAGTTCCAGGGCCTGGCGAAGACGAGCGAGGAGACAACGCAGAACATGGCGTTCGCCGCCGCCATCGCGGCCATTCTCGTCTATATGCTGCTCGCATCGCAGTTCGAGAACTTCCTGCACCCGCTCACGATCATGACCTCGGTGCCTCTCGGCGTGGTCGGGGCGATCGCGGCGCTCCTGTTGACTCAGGCGAGAGTCGACATCATGACCATGATCGGGTTTCTGATGCTGATGGGCCTCGTCGTGAAGAACGGCATCCTACTCGTCGAGTTCATCAACCAGCAGCGCCACCGCGGGATGAGCCGCCGCGAGGCGATTCTCTCGGCCGGCCCGATCCGTCTGCGGCCGATTCTGATGACCAGCGCCTGCATGATCGGCGGCATGATCCCGCCTGCCATCGCGACCGGCCCCGGCTCGGAAATGCGCGTCGGCATGGCGATCGCCGTCATCGGCGGCCTGATCACCTCGACCTTCCTGACCCTGCTGTTCGTGCCCGTCATCTACGAGCTTCTCGAAGACATCTGCTCCTTCTTCGGCATCAGGGCGTTCAGGGAGCATGTCGTCCAGGCAGGGCAGGAATCACGAAGCCCCGATCGACATTGAGGGGCGACGAATGCCAGCCATGAACACTCCACCTGTCCCCGGCGCGCCGCCCGTATGGCGGGCCCTTCCGGGCGGCATCTGGGCGATGGGCTTCGCCTCGCTGTTCATGGACATGTCGTCGGAGCTGATCCACAGCCTGCTGCCCGTGTTCATGGTCACCACCCTCGGCACCTCGATGGTCACCGTCGGCATCATCGAAGGCGTCGCAGAAGCGACCGCCTCCATCATGAAAGTGTTCTCGGGGGCGCTCAGCGACTACTTCGGCAGGCGCAAGCACCTGATGCTTGTCGGATACGGCCTCGCCGCCTTCACCAAGCCGATCTTCCCGCTTGCCAACGCCATCGGCTGGGTGTTTGCGGCTCGTTTTATCGACAGAGTCGGGAAAGGGATCCGCGGAGCCCCGCGCGATGCGCTGGTTGCCGACATCACCCAGCCCCATCTGCGCGGCGCCGCCTACGGCCTTCGCCAGGCGCTCGACTCGGTCGGTGCCCTGCTCGGCCCGCTGCTGGCGGTCCTGCTCATGGCGCGGTTCGCGAACGACATCCGCCAGGTCCTCTGGATCGCGGTGATTCCGGCGTTCGTCTGCGTTCTTCTCCTGGCGGCGTATGTCCATGAACCCGAGCGCGCGTCCGAAGCACTTCCCGGCGGGAAAAAGCTCCGACTGGCTGACGCTGGGAGACTTCCCTGGCACTACTGGCTCGTCGTCCTTCTCGGGGCGATCCTGACGCTCGCCCGGTTCAGCGAGGCGTTTCTCGTTCTGCGGGCACAGGATGTCGGACTCGCCGCCGGCCATGTCCCGATCGTATTGATCGTGATGAACCTCTTCTACGCCGGGGCGGCCTACCCGGCAGGAATCGCCGCAGACCGCCTCAGCCGCCGTTCCCTGCTTCTCGCCGGGCTGGCTTTCCTGGTCGTCGCCGATCTCGTCCTTGCCGCAGCGGGATCTCCTGCGGCCGTCTTCGTCGGAGCCGCGCTGTGGGGACTGCACATGGCCTTCACCCAGGGTCTGCTGGCGAAACTGGTCGCCGACACCACTCCGCCGGAACTCGTCGGCACAGGCTTCGGCATCTTCAACCTGGTCAGCGGCCTCGCGCTGGTGCTGGCCAGCGCCATCGCAGGTTCGCTCTGGAGTTCGCTGGGCCCCTCGGCCGCGTTCCTCGCAGGGGCAGCGTTTACGATCGTCGCGGCCGCCGGGCTGGCCCTTGTTCCGTCGAGGGTGCGACCCGCCTGATACCGATTCCGGCGTGTCGAGCGCGAATGCCCTGCTACCGTTCGTGCCGAGCCCGTCGAAGCGCGAACCGTCGCTCGCCGATGTTTCCCCCGTTCGCCCTTCGACAGGCTCAGGGTGAACGGAGGTGGGCATCTGCCAGATATTCAGGAGCAGAGCAGATGAACTCGCGACGCCATTCTTCCCTTGACAAGACGTTTCAAAATGCGAATCGTTTGTAGTGAGGGGTGAAAAGAGAGGAGATGAGAGGCTATGTTCAAACTCGAGTTTTCCGAAGAGGATCTGGCCCTGCTGAAATCTATGCTCTCGAGGGAGATAGCTGACACCCGCGTCGAGATTCACCACTGCCGCAACATGTCCCAGTTCCAGGATGCTCTCAAGGCTCGCGAAGCCGAACTTCACTCCCTGCTCGACAAAGTCATGAGGCTGCTCCCCACCTGACGGCTTCCTTCACGAAACCGCTTTCTCCGATCGGATTTCCCGATAAACAAGGTTCAACATGCGACGCATTTCAACTCCGGGCACACGCCCGGATTTTTTTCTTTCATCATCGCTCCCGTCTGCTTGTCGGGAATACGACGTTACTGCTCGTCGCAAAAGGAACACGGCACTCATCCCGTATACTCGTATACTCGATGCCGTTCGTGCTGAGCTTGTCGAAGCACGAAAGCTCTCGCCCTTCGACAAACTCAGGGCGAACGGCCGTACCATGTCAGGTAGCATACGATATATTTCACACGCTATAGTTGTCGCCTAACATATGAGACGAGTATTAGCGGCAGCCGGGCCAGGTCATCCACCCGGGCCGCCGGTCGACGGCGAGGTTTGCGCCCTTACCCGAGGGAATCTTCGTGCAGGCCGAAAAGGAACCCGATGAAGATATAACTGAAGCTGAACAGATACAGCGCGAGGTGCCCGTTGAACATGGCGATCAGGGTAACCTGGCCGGCGACGCAGGCGCGAAAATTGGTGGCGTTCGAGAAGTAGGCTTTGGGGCCGACGGGGTTCCGATAGAAGCGGATCGCGGTCCAGAATTGCAGGAAGATGGTCATGACCCCGCAATAGATGAAATACTCGGTGTATCGAAAGGAGAATGCCCCGAGAGCCCTTGCCGCAAAAAAGCAGATGGTCGGCAGAAACGCGCCAACGAGGCCGACGACCCTGGCCTTCTCGATCCCGTGACGAACGATGAACGTGTCCTTCCCGGCGGCCTTGTCGCCTTCGTAATCCTTGAAATACGTGAAGTAGGTCATCAGCCCGTTCATCAGCGCGACGAGAAACAGGCCGGCCACCCGCGAGCGGTCGAACAGGGGGCCGCTCAGCATCGGCCCCGCGGCGAGGAAACCGTACAGGCTGCAGTTGGAGATCATCACGCCGAATACCACGTTGGCCCACAACCCCCAGGCTTTGCTGTAGTTGTAAAGGAAATTCATCAGGAACCCGAGGGTCAGCGGAACCAGCGACCAGGGATTCAGGAACCAGGAAATGACGGCGGCGATGCCCATGAGCACGCTCGACAGGGTCAGCGCCCAGGTGACGTTCAGCTCGCCGGTCACCATCGGCCGGTTCGGGGCGTTGATCCGATCTTCTGGAAGCCCCAACCAGTCGTTGAAGATCTGGTTGACGCCCCAGCTCAAAAAAAGGATCACCAGCGCAATGGCACCGTACACATAATCGTCCCCAGTGATCTCGAGTCCTTCCCGGGTCTTGGCCCAGAAATAGAACGAAACGCCGATCCACCCGGCGATGCCGGTGATGAACGAGTAATACAGCCGCATCGTCTTGATATAGGCAATGATAAATGTCATGATATTTTTCATGTTTCCTCCACGGAGAGGCGCAAGCCAATCCGGCCGCGAATCCCGGCCATCATATCATTGTCCGGGAATATCTGTCGCCCGGGGCAACATCACACACGGCCCGGATTGCTTCGACCCCGCGGGCATCGGGAAGCCGGCCTCATCGCCGGTCGAATCAGCGGCAGGGCTCGGGGCAGTACCTCGATAGAGGCGGGAAGCCGGCCGCGCGGGTCGCCGTCGTATTCCACCTCGCGGGCATCGCCCTGGTCCGGAATCTCGACCCGGCGTGCGAAGATGGGCGGGAATCGCCGGGTGATCGTCCCGGTATAGATCGACGGCAGAATGGCGAAAAGACGTGCCCGGGAAATTCCGAACAGGGGCAGGGCATACATCTTCCCGTCATCCGGGGCGATCTCGAGACTCAGTTTGATTCCGGAAGCCACGAGCGGGCTCTTCCCGACGAACAGGTTGAACAGTCCGGGGAAAACCGCCTCGCGGCCGTCGATCTGAACGCGCAGATCCGGGGGCCGATAGGAAGCCAGGGCGTGCAGAAGCGCCAGCAGCGTGCCGAGTCTGTCGCCCCACCTCTTGCGAAGCCCGGAGTTGGCGCCGCGGGCAACCGCGGCACCGAGGCCAAAATTCGCGCAGCAACTGAAGATGCGGTGAACCGTGGTTTCTTCGGCCGGATGGCGATGGACGATTCGGCAGAGATCGACCGGGCGCGGCGCCCCATTCAGCAGGAGATCGACGGCGGCAACGGTGTCGAGCGGGATGCCGTGATACCCGCAAAAATCGGGGCTGGTGCCGGTGTAGATCACCCCGAACGCCGCGAGAGCGGTGCGCGATTCGGCGTCGAACAGGCCGTTGACCACCTCGTTGATCGTGCCGTCGCCGCCGACCGCGACCACGACCTCGAACCCATCACGGGCCGCCTGCCGGGCCAACCGCACGGCATCGCCGTCCCCGCGGGTCAGGGCGAAATCGTAGTCGACGCCGCGCGCATCGAGGGTCTCGAACAGGAGCGGCCAGGAATGGCGCGCCTGGAAAGAGCGCGACGAGGGGTTGAGGACCAGGAAATACCGCGGCATGTCTCAGTCGGGCTTGTACAGGTTCATGCGGCGGTACAGGTCGGTCGGAGATCCCTTGTTCCAGGTTTCAACCAGTTTCTCGGTGAATTCCCTGGGAACGGGGGTCTTGCGGAGCCCCTTGTCGACGATGGTCTTGTGAATGGAACCCGCTTCCGTGGCGCAGAGCCAGCGCGTTCCCGGTTGCCGGAACTGGCGGCGCATCCGGGCGAAGATGGTTTTGAACCCCTCTTCCTGGACGTTTCCGAACGAGACGTTGAGGAACTCGCAGGGCTGCACCTCCCCGTTGGCGTTGAGGTAGAAGCGGTCGACGCCGCCGGCGGTGCAGCCGAAGTGGCACGGCGACTCTTCGAAAACCTGAACCGACGCGGACGGGTGGCCCGCAAACGCTCCCGGCGAGTTGTACTGCAGGTGCAGCCGGCGCAGCTTGCGAATCTTCTCCCGAGCCGAGATCATCTCGTCCTGCTTGCCCAGCCAGGCTCCGGCCGATTTGCCGTGGATGATCTGCACGAACGAGCACCCCCACTCGCGGGCGACGTCCATGACGCGCTCGACCCCGTCGCGAGCGAAAAGTTCCTCGGTCGGGCAACTGTTGAGGGCGACGGTGATGCCGGCCTCGTTGAACATCCGGGCCGCCTCTTTTGCGATCCCGAACGAACCGGGGAACCTCGTGAACGCGTCGTAATCGACGGGATCCGGGGTGTGCAGGGAAATCATCACGCCAAAGACGCCGGCTTCCTTCATGCGCCGCGCCATCTCGGGGGTCAGGCCCTCGCCCGTGGTGTTGACCCAGATCTCGCGCCGCCCGTCGAAGGCGGTGAGAAGGTCCATCAGCCGTTCGAATCTCAGAAGTGGCTCGCCGCCTTCGATGTCGAACATGGTGACGCCGATCTCCTGCATCTCGCGGGCGACCTTCTTCAACAGCTCGATCTCGATATCCGCGCCCCCGTCGTTTCGCTGGTAGCAGTGCGGGCACTTGTAGCGGCAGGCCTTGGTGATCGAGAAGACGACCGTAAGCGGGCCCGGGTCGGGGCGGATGAACTTCTCGAAGGACTCCCAGAACGCCGGCGACGGATAGGCCGGAAGATACAACTGCATCTTGTACAGTTCGCCGACCTGGACGACCTTGTTCCGGACCATGACCTTCAGCAGCAGAAGCGAGCGATAGAGCAGCTTCACGAACGCGACCGGCCCGAGCCGCCCGCGAAGCGTTTCCCCGAGATATCGCAGAAACACATGCACGACCACGCGCAGATACAACGCCAGCTTGGGAAACCCGGTCAGAAAGATGGGTTTCAGCATACGCTCCTCCTCGCTCCCCTCATACGATTGATTCCTGCAGAATGAAAGCCACCCGTTCGCCCTGAGCCTGTCGAAGGGCGAAATGAGGAATCATCTGCAAGGGCTGTTCGTGCTTCGACAAGCTCAGCACGAACGGAGACATGAAGCTGGTTTTGATATGCAGGACTCAATATTGAGTCCATAAGTCGTGTCTTAGATGCCTTTTGAGTTCATGCGGATTTGGCGAACTGGAATGAGGTCATACTTTTGTTTTCATTAGCATACCATATTTAGAAAATGGCATGGCAAAAACTGAGCAGCTGCTATAGTAGGGTAACAAGTAACAAGTAGAAACAATTACTTTATGACTAACATTTTGCCATTTGTTGGCAAATATACCTTGGAATTAGCAGAAACCGGCATAGAGTAATTTGAAAATGATTCGCCACCGGCGGAGAAAGTTTCCTTAACTTCGCCAGTAAGCAATGATTGGAATTTCACGGCTCTGTCGTTGAAATTTGGTACAACAACATATTTCTCAACACCGGCACTGTAAAAACCGACTCCGCCCCAATACCAATCGGCTACATCTTTATCCCGCTTCCATACGATAGCGCCGGTTTTGGCATTAAGACAAAACAATCTGTCGCACTTCGAAGGAGCAATCAAATAGAAATTACCATTTGATTCTTCGAGGTTTAGCCGAGAATGAATAACGCCAGCTTCCCAACCACCTTCATATGGCGTGAAAGAAGTGTCAAGACGCCATTTGAAGCTGCCGGTTCGGCTGTTAACACACACAATGCTAGGTTCATGACTGCCGATAAAGATTTCAATAATGCCGTCATTATCGACATCTTTAAAAACCGGACCGGATTCAATTTTATTATTCATTTGAACGGACCATATTTGAGAACCATCTGAAGGCTTCAGAGCATATATTTTATTATCACCGTGGGTCCCACAGGCGATAATTTCCTTTTTTCCATCATTGTCTATATCAATTGCTAGAATATCGGAGTGAACAGCTTGCATGCTCTTGGACCAGAGGGTTTGACCGGTTTTCCCATTTATCGCATATAACGTGTTTACCGTGCCGAAAACAGCGTCTTGATAACCATCACCATTAAGGTCTGTAACTGCCGGGGCACAAGCCATATCCCCACCAGCAGAAACTTCCCATAACGCCGTATGAGTTTTGCCATCAATAGCAGTCATTAGCCCTCTTAACGGGACAACAACATCCTTCGTCCCGTCGCCGTTGACATCACCCAACTGGCAGCCGGGTATGACACCAAAATAGCCGTCCCCAAACGGACCTTCGCCTTTGAATGACCAGGATAGCGCATCTTTTGTCGTATCAAAGCACACCAGGTAGCCACCTTCGAAATGAACATAAATATTGGTGCCATCGACAGTGGGCTTCGATGCCTGTGAACCTAAGAGAGAAACGAATGAAACTGTTTTTCCGGAGGGCTGGGGATCGCTTGGAGGCACATTAACCGAGTTGGTTTCGGTATGAAAAACCACCACCTTTTTTGCGGTTTGATTGTCTCTTGAAATAGCTTGAATAGTAACAGTAAACGTTGAGTTATCATTGAGACTACCAAGATCAAAATTGTGGCTTGTTTTATATTCACCAATCATTGTTTCAACTGAAATTCCTTGTGGTTCAGTCATTGACAATGTGATATTAGCTCTAGAATCAATATCAGTCTGCCAAGAAACCCAGTAATGAAGGTTATCATTTTTCACAATTGCGTTCGAAATCACAGGTGGGACCGATACCTGGGGAGTAGTTGGTTGGGATTGACTCGAATCTACGGGTGATAACACGAGATTAAAATTTGTTACCTGGCCGACACCGAAGGATAGTGTTGCCGCAAAATCAGTGAACCCATCTTTTTTAAAACTTACTTCCCAGCTTCCTGCAGGCATATTAAACACTTGATAATTACCATTTGAATCAGATGTGGAAATCTGATCCCACACTTTAACAGTAACACCCTGAACAGGATCGCCACTTGGTTTTGAAATCTTTCCACTGACAGAGTTAGAAGCTGCAACAATGGTTATGCTTTGAATTTCAACTATCTGAAGTTTGACCACAACAATGGCCCCACTTCTCATTTTATAAGATTTACCATCTGATTCCTTACGGCTTATTACGTTGTGCGTACCTTCTGGAACATTTTCTAAAATGAAATTTCCTTCTGCATCAGATATTGTTTTCTTCGAAGTATCGCTTTCAAGGAATACTTCAGCGCCTGGAACTCCTACGACGCCTGAGTCTGACAAAATCGAGCCCTTCTGGCTTTCCGAAATAATACCGTTCGAAGTGATTTTACCTTTAATTGCACCCGTGTTTTCCTGGAAGGTGATGCCTGACCCAACAGCACCACCACCTCCTCCTCCGCCACCACCACAGCCAAACAGCGTAAAAGCGGCAATGGCCAAGACAAGCAGAAGGTAAACACGAGACTGTTTCATTTCAACCCTCCGAGATAATGATCGATATAATATTAACCATTGATCACAATC comes from Candidatus Ozemobacteraceae bacterium and encodes:
- a CDS encoding PQQ-binding-like beta-propeller repeat protein; translation: MKQSRVYLLLVLAIAAFTLFGCGGGGGGGGGAVGSGITFQENTGAIKGKITSNGIISESQKGSILSDSGVVGVPGAEVFLESDTSKKTISDAEGNFILENVPEGTHNVISRKESDGKSYKMRSGAIVVVKLQIVEIQSITIVAASNSVSGKISKPSGDPVQGVTVKVWDQISTSDSNGNYQVFNMPAGSWEVSFKKDGFTDFAATLSFGVGQVTNFNLVLSPVDSSQSQPTTPQVSVPPVISNAIVKNDNLHYWVSWQTDIDSRANITLSMTEPQGISVETMIGEYKTSHNFDLGSLNDNSTFTVTIQAISRDNQTAKKVVVFHTETNSVNVPPSDPQPSGKTVSFVSLLGSQASKPTVDGTNIYVHFEGGYLVCFDTTKDALSWSFKGEGPFGDGYFGVIPGCQLGDVNGDGTKDVVVPLRGLMTAIDGKTHTALWEVSAGGDMACAPAVTDLNGDGYQDAVFGTVNTLYAINGKTGQTLWSKSMQAVHSDILAIDIDNDGKKEIIACGTHGDNKIYALKPSDGSQIWSVQMNNKIESGPVFKDVDNDGIIEIFIGSHEPSIVCVNSRTGSFKWRLDTSFTPYEGGWEAGVIHSRLNLEESNGNFYLIAPSKCDRLFCLNAKTGAIVWKRDKDVADWYWGGVGFYSAGVEKYVVVPNFNDRAVKFQSLLTGEVKETFSAGGESFSNYSMPVSANSKVYLPTNGKMLVIK
- a CDS encoding diacylglycerol kinase family protein — translated: MPRYFLVLNPSSRSFQARHSWPLLFETLDARGVDYDFALTRGDGDAVRLARQAARDGFEVVVAVGGDGTINEVVNGLFDAESRTALAAFGVIYTGTSPDFCGYHGIPLDTVAAVDLLLNGAPRPVDLCRIVHRHPAEETTVHRIFSCCANFGLGAAVARGANSGLRKRWGDRLGTLLALLHALASYRPPDLRVQIDGREAVFPGLFNLFVGKSPLVASGIKLSLEIAPDDGKMYALPLFGISRARLFAILPSIYTGTITRRFPPIFARRVEIPDQGDAREVEYDGDPRGRLPASIEVLPRALPLIRPAMRPASRCPRGRSNPGRV
- a CDS encoding radical SAM protein, with the translated sequence MLKPIFLTGFPKLALYLRVVVHVFLRYLGETLRGRLGPVAFVKLLYRSLLLLKVMVRNKVVQVGELYKMQLYLPAYPSPAFWESFEKFIRPDPGPLTVVFSITKACRYKCPHCYQRNDGGADIEIELLKKVAREMQEIGVTMFDIEGGEPLLRFERLMDLLTAFDGRREIWVNTTGEGLTPEMARRMKEAGVFGVMISLHTPDPVDYDAFTRFPGSFGIAKEAARMFNEAGITVALNSCPTEELFARDGVERVMDVAREWGCSFVQIIHGKSAGAWLGKQDEMISAREKIRKLRRLHLQYNSPGAFAGHPSASVQVFEESPCHFGCTAGGVDRFYLNANGEVQPCEFLNVSFGNVQEEGFKTIFARMRRQFRQPGTRWLCATEAGSIHKTIVDKGLRKTPVPREFTEKLVETWNKGSPTDLYRRMNLYKPD
- a CDS encoding UbiA family prenyltransferase, which translates into the protein MTFIIAYIKTMRLYYSFITGIAGWIGVSFYFWAKTREGLEITGDDYVYGAIALVILFLSWGVNQIFNDWLGLPEDRINAPNRPMVTGELNVTWALTLSSVLMGIAAVISWFLNPWSLVPLTLGFLMNFLYNYSKAWGLWANVVFGVMISNCSLYGFLAAGPMLSGPLFDRSRVAGLFLVALMNGLMTYFTYFKDYEGDKAAGKDTFIVRHGIEKARVVGLVGAFLPTICFFAARALGAFSFRYTEYFIYCGVMTIFLQFWTAIRFYRNPVGPKAYFSNATNFRACVAGQVTLIAMFNGHLALYLFSFSYIFIGFLFGLHEDSLG
- a CDS encoding MFS transporter; protein product: MNTPPVPGAPPVWRALPGGIWAMGFASLFMDMSSELIHSLLPVFMVTTLGTSMVTVGIIEGVAEATASIMKVFSGALSDYFGRRKHLMLVGYGLAAFTKPIFPLANAIGWVFAARFIDRVGKGIRGAPRDALVADITQPHLRGAAYGLRQALDSVGALLGPLLAVLLMARFANDIRQVLWIAVIPAFVCVLLLAAYVHEPERASEALPGGKKLRLADAGRLPWHYWLVVLLGAILTLARFSEAFLVLRAQDVGLAAGHVPIVLIVMNLFYAGAAYPAGIAADRLSRRSLLLAGLAFLVVADLVLAAAGSPAAVFVGAALWGLHMAFTQGLLAKLVADTTPPELVGTGFGIFNLVSGLALVLASAIAGSLWSSLGPSAAFLAGAAFTIVAAAGLALVPSRVRPA
- a CDS encoding efflux RND transporter permease subunit; translated protein: MILADTAIRRPVTTIMAFLAVALFGILCYRDLGVDEFPEVEFPTVTVTCVYRGASPETLESKVVDKIEEQIAALSGIESVRSICSENIARVIAEFKLDRNIDVAAQDVRDKVAAIRSQLPEAMESPVIEKFDTGAVPIMSLTISGPLSAAELSKYAKDVVKSRLQSISGVGSIREIGVREREIKIWIDNDRLNGHNLTAAEVVQAVRSKNIEIPAGKIEDERREFVVKTMGELADVEAFSRLTIATVDGTPITLGEVAQVEDAIEDERSVGLVSGQPIVGLQIQKQSGANAVKAAHLVKEAIAELNRSAPKGVEIGMTIDTTPFAEESIRATMVDIVIGGVLAVLVILVFLRNLRSTLISALAIPTSLLAAFGIMRILGLTLNVMTTMALSLSIGLLIDDAIVVIENIYRHLRMGKRPEQAAGEATEEIGLAVTATTFSLVAVFLPVALMSGIVGRFLYHFGITVTATVLVSLVVSFTLTPMLAARYLESEEHENRVARLLGRMLDLLDEAYRRILVLVLDHRRTVLAAGIGVIALLFALAGRMNFEFKPQMDKSLFLVNFRTPTGTSLEGSKRIAKAVEEKILEPIRQHVATSLSTVAADPLEDPTKCSITVTLLPRDRRPDASQTVLMERVRKVLGGIPGIERCSVEEHDPMAAGMGMANQQITYSLLGPDMTVLGDLADKLTAWMKQAGGFVDIADTREPGKPELRVQLQRDRMEVLGVNVGMLATTLNLLVGGQQAISQFKEAGKQYDVKMRLMKAFRETPESLPNLMVRTIDGMRTVPLSNVTELSISPGAATINRFNRAREVRIGCNLEGKAQGAAMSEFVAEANKLFPPGYRGQFQGLAKTSEETTQNMAFAAAIAAILVYMLLASQFENFLHPLTIMTSVPLGVVGAIAALLLTQARVDIMTMIGFLMLMGLVVKNGILLVEFINQQRHRGMSRREAILSAGPIRLRPILMTSACMIGGMIPPAIATGPGSEMRVGMAIAVIGGLITSTFLTLLFVPVIYELLEDICSFFGIRAFREHVVQAGQESRSPDRH